The genomic DNA atatatatatgtgtgtgtaaaaaaTACACAGCTCTGGATTAAGAGACCACTTCGACTGTCAGTTTTtcggatttttctctttataggtatatttgagtgaaatgtaaattgtttttcattctataaactactgacaacgtctccgaatttccaagcaaaaaaaattattttctgaaaatgagaaatggtcaaaataacaatacAATGCTTTGCTTTcaaacctcaaataatgcaaagaaaacaagttcataataatttagaaacaacaaaactaataatgttttatttcaggaagagttcagaaatcaatattgtgtggaataaccatgatttttaatcacagctttcatgtgtcttggctgctttccaccagtctgtcacactgcttttgggtgaccttatgtcaatcctggtgcaaaaatataagcagttcttccttgtttgatggcttgtgactatccatcttcctctcgattaccttccagaggttttcaatgaggttcaggtctggagattgggctggccatgacagggttttgatgtggcggtccttcatccacacactgacctagctgtgtggcatggagcactgtcctgctggaaaaccagttctcagagtttgggaacattgcctgagcagaaggcagcaactgtttttccaggataaccttgtatgcgactcttcccgagttaaaacattagtattcttGTTTCTAAagtattatgaacttgttttctttgcattatttgaggtgtgaaagcaatgcatgttTTTGTTATgttgactatttctcattttcagaaaataaatacaaaatgtattgcttgggaaTTCGGAgaggtcagtagtttatagaatagaatgatttacattttactcaaatatacttgtaaacagaaaaaaaaaaaaatcagaaaaactgaaagttCAGAAGTAGtctctttaggctagtttcacacttgcgttgaacggtatccattgcattgcgttgtgtgacggatgcaacggatgtgttgcagatagtggcgcaatggatgcaacggatgctgcaaaacaacggaatccgtttagattttttttttttttttttacagcttaccggcggcagactattgtgaacgatcagctgatcgctacccgtagccggccgatcagctgattcgctcggccgccgagaatgtgtgcgggggggccggagtgaggagtgggtggagccgagcggggccatggcgctgaagacaggtgagtgtgtgtgtgtgtgtgtgtgtgtgtgtgtgtgtgtgtgtgtgtgtgtgtgtgtgtgtgtatacatgcggagtggagtgcgggagggggcggagtcaTGCGGGGAAGTGTCGGGTGCCCTGGACacatagcgagggtaaatatcggcaaagcactttccttggttacccgatatttaccttagttatgggtgcagggagccagagacggcatgcgcagtgaaatccaacggattgcgctgctcaaaaaaacattagatgctgcgttcctcccgctgggcgcagcgtcaaaataacgacgctgcgtcatccagcggatgcaacgctgacacttgcgttacagtgcgttgtccatacaagtctatggagaatagcgcagtgcgttaacggactgcgctattctctatagtgactgactccgctgaacgcaagtgtgaaagtacccttattttTGCCAGAGCTTTATATGTGTATATACCgtatgtatattatataaaatGCGTAATATAcaagtgtgtgtgtaatatatgtgtACTATGTGcaatatctacagtatatatacagtgtgtccacccatatcctgtccaccaccattaacttgagaacggcggcagctatagccatagaagtggtgtctaggtatagtaaagtaagactgcgctacgcaatgaaaccacctatagcgccacctggtggaaaacggagttagcatttttatctcgaaaacgtaacgagatagagaaaaaaaaagtgaattacaaagttgtagggcatcatcaattcaatacgaatcgacaccttgcatacagaaatgctatgatatgaaacccatgaccccccccccccccaaaacattgaatgctggtcacgcatatggctctcatttaactttgatactcaaagtggcccccgtcagctgcaatgcacatctggactctgcacagcatactttatcttgctgcacgttgtgcaatatggtaggggacacgtttgcacaagcatctgtgatacgtcgtcgtaggtcctgcaatgttggtggaggggtcgcatacacctgctgtttgatgtgacctcacagaaagaagtccaatggggtcaggtcaggtgaggtcactccacgcagccaccatacccagtgacttgtaggaaggtctccatgaggtatcgcttcacgtccgcagccttgtgagttttacacgttctaatcatagcatttctgtatgcgaggtgtcgattcatattgaattgatgatgccctacaactttgtaattcacttttttttttcccctctatttcgttgttttcaaaataaaaatgctaactccgttgttttccatcaggtggcgctataggtggtttcattgcgtagtgcatggctactttactatacctagacaccacttctatgcctataactgccgccgttctcaagttaatggcggtggacacactatatatctatatctgtaaTATAGATGTGTATTATATCCATGTATAGACGGATGAGATTTACGTTTTCCGCAGTTGATCCAAGAAGCGTCATGAGGTCTCTGCATCCTTTAGATTTTGGCCACTCGCATCCCTCGGGATTTTGCCTCGATGGCTCACATTCCAGCCTGGAAGACACATTAAGGCCATATTTATATATGTTGTAAACCTTTCTGTACAGCTTTATGAACCTTCCATAGAAGTCCCCCAACCATTGGATCAATGGTATTTCTCCAAAAAATTGGCTGTAGTAAAGACCCCCATAGACATCTGACTAAACTCTGGAGATCCTCCCAGGACATACGACCCCAGAACTAATGGTATTACCATAGCCGGGTCCTTATTAATGTGGAGAGGTTTTCTTCGGTGGATGACGCCAGCAGGGCTGGGAGGCCTCTCACATCTTCACTTGGATCTTCTACAGGAATGGCCGGAAAGCTGAACCTGAATATCCGCTCACATTCCTGCCTGCTCTGCACCAAGATGACAAAGGAAACATTCAAGTCATGCGTTCAGTCACAAGGACATTTATAAGATGCTGCTGATGATTATGTTACATGCAGGTCCGTGTCCGATCATAACGGATtatcaccccccctccccccaccatgCGCCATTTATTATTCTGTTACTAGGCCCTGAGCGCAGTTACTGTCTCTGCAACACTTGGAAGAGTTTGACATTTACATTTTTCAGAATTTAATAAccgttcaatatatatatattttaccctgATTCCTTTTCCTTACAGTGGCTGCAAAAGCTTCGGAAAAATTCCCCCGTCCTTCCATGAGAATCCATCAGCTTCATACCCTTCCTCTATTATACCCcaggtgtggtgaaattgcaaaaaaagtgcaattccacaaagtTTTTTAGCGCTTTCTATTTatcatgttcaatatatggtaaatctgatctggcattatgattccccatgtcagtatgagttcgtagataccaaacatgtatagtttttctccTAACCCGAACTCGACAACTTCAAGTACAAGTTTACTCCCAGCCCACACATCAGTCTGAACTTAGACCATTAATGTGTAAAGCCAACATTACtaatatttttatttaattatcCTCCAGACATGGCAAAATTATGACTTTGCCTAAAATAACTTTTGTTTCCTTCTATCCCACACTATACTGCAATGTCCAGTCCAGGTTCCTTTAGAAGCTGCTTCCAACTGCTGCTTTGCATAGATCAGTACTGTATATTTAAACAGTGTACAGGACTTTCCAGTCTGAACAAAGGGGTGAAAAGCAGAGTGACTCAGACAGATCAACTATTTGAATACAGTGTACAAATCtttgagcagcagttgaaagcagcttctaaaagGAGCATGAACTGGGCACTGAACGTAATAGTATACTGTAGTATACTGTATAGGAaagagggacaaaaaaaaaaaaaaattaggactcTGCTGTGGTTAAAAAATAACAGAGAACGGAGCTTGGACTGTTCATGTATTATATGTTCGGGATTCAGTACTGCTTGGTGTGATTGTTCCAAGAGAAGGGTGTTTAGTGAAGGGAATGTCTAGCTGATATTTGACTTTTATTTTAGGTAATCAAAAAAGATTTCTTTGACACATACCTCATTTCCTAGATTGAATGCATCCCATTGGGATTCTTCATCCGTTGGGTCAGGGAAGCCCTCTCCATCTTCTATGTTCTCATCGAATGATCCATCTTCATGGCTAAGTTGGTCAGACTGGGGTGTGAACTCATTAAAACTCTCAAAGTCTCCCCAAGTATTTGTAGTCTCTGATGAACATTTATTTGCATCGCAGTCCTTGTGAAGACCTAGAGACCCACTAGGCCCATTTTCTGAGCAGACACTTTCCGTAGTAGATGGCACAGGGAACGTGGTCTTTCCATCATCGTTGCATCTGGTACTGACCTCACTGCCATCCTTCATCGTACTTCATGGGGTTTGGAGGTAAACCGGACCAAATATACCGAAACTGACCACAGAGGCATCTAGATGTAAACCTGTAGCACAAAGCAGATGACAGCAGCAGGTCAGGTCTGTTTACAGCAGATGATATATTCTGCAGGGCTGGCAATGCTATGGTAGAcgaacggtgtgtgtgtgtgtgcgtaataaatatatatatatatatatatatatatatatatatatatatacacatacatatacacacacacacacactatatgtttGTTCTTAGAactgaagaataaaaaaaataaataaaaacacctaATACAAAAACTTTcatcttttctttaaaaaaaaaaaaaaagaaaatgaacacATAACGGGACCCAGACGCACCCCATAGTAATCATTGGGGTCCTCCTGCTTCCACTTACACCAGTCATACAATGATCCGACATTAAGTTTCTTCCGTCTTTAAGAAACCGACAAAGAGATTATCGGAATGTAGGTGTGAACGCAACCATGAGCCGACTCTGGAGAAGAGAGTTTTGTTACTGGCTTCCAAatgatttgttttttttattattcctcATTCATGTAAAGACCCAAGGACAATTAAACTATAGCGTGCTttggaaaagtattcataccctaggaactttttcctatttttttttatgtaaggcccgtttcacacatccgtcatTTTGCCGGATGCCAAATCCAGCACTCATGCAGTACAGTCATTtatagtggaagcgcgacaccatgaagTTGTGTTTatatgcacaaccgcatttgtccgcatggtgtcgcgcttccactgtaaatgtatgtactgtactgcatgtgtgccggatctGGCATCTGGTGAATTGCTGATGTGTGAAactgccttaaggctgctttacacacaacgatctcgatagcgatgtgacgcgccagatcgcagatacgatttaCCAAGATCgcacatgtgcgatctcagcaaatcatatctgcgatctggcgtgtcacatcgctaaagagatcgctagcgatatcattgtgtgtaaagcagcctttacactcagaaacgtatattttttttattgggattttatgtgatttaccaACACAAAGTATCAAGTATTTGAAGTTTAAATGAAATGATACGAGATTTTCTAAATACTttaaaatatataatttgtgaCATATTTGTATTCATCCCtttgagttaatactttgtagagtcaccttttgctgcagttactgcGACAAGTCTTTtggcagctttgcacatctagaggtgacatttttgatCCTTCTTTGCACACTCGCTCTCGCGCAGTGAGACTGGAAGGAGAGGTCTGTGATCAGCAATTGCCAAGTCTTGTCACACACTCTATGTTCTTTAAAATCAGATTAATTTaatgtatattaaaaaaataatagaaatgTTTCAGATTTTTCAAATGACTACTAGGCCTAATACTAGACTGGCACTTCCTGTTTCTTGAGGGGTTTTTTTGGGAGGCACATGGACAAAACCCAGCAATAGTCCAACACTGACCCTATTGAGCTGAACTCATTTTCTGCTTATGTTCTCATTTGGGCATGGATCATTGtataagaggaggaggaggtgaactgtgatatTGTGAATGATGGGTCCTGtgtgatctactgtatatagaggtgttatcagtcattgtacaggaggcggtgagctgtgacatctattgtgaatggtgggtcatgttttatctactgtatatagaggtgttatcagtcattgtacaggaggaggaggtggtggtgagctgtgaaatctattgtgaatggtggatcctgttttatctactgtatatagaggtgttatcagtcattgtacaggaggaggaggtggtggtgagctgtgaaatctattgtgaatggtggatcctgttttatctactgtatataggtgttatcaatcattgtacaggaggaggtgagctgtgaaaccTTCCTTTTATGAATGGTGGGTCCTGCGTTATCCACTATATGTaggagtgttatcagtcattgtacaggaggaggaggtgagctgtgacgtcacctattgtgaaaactgtattatctactgtatatagaggtgttaccagtcattCTTATCCTGTCTTTGCGGATAATGAGACCACTTCGCGACCCTCTTTgacacaaaagatccaggggcaacaGCCGCACAGATTCTGTACCAGGGCCTGGAGACTCCATGtaccggccctacagggtccacgcTGCCAGCCAGACGGCCAAAAGGGGCTGTAAAAAGCCAGAGAACCCAAAGTTTCAGGCTTGGGATCTCACCACAGACTTCAACATAAAGTGCAAAGGTAGAGCAACTGGATCACTACGTGGCACTGATCGTACCGGGAACGGAACGGGCGTCCCAGAGCTCTGAGTGAGTAAGGACTTGGTTTACTGTGTGTGGTCCCTGTCTCCTACACAGTCTCCCTCATCCACCACCACGATAACCAGCAGTGTGTCCccctgtttcctgcattgtgcacctcatccaacaccaagaggtctcatagactgtcctgcactatccacctcatccaacaccacgagggCAGCAGTCTTCCCTACCTGCGAAGGGACTCACATCTAGCGgctccattccatcagccccggcccCCTTACACAGCAGTGGTGGTataccctttaccgcaacccgcaagtggtgtcacgaacacttctcccttgtaaatacccccttttattgagTGTCCGCTGAACCCGGGtccagggaccctcgagccacagtaatcccagatccgagcagctcgcctGCCTAGGGGCGGCACATATGGATGGACTGTAAATCTGTGAAAGCTTAGCCCAAGATGGACAGGCCGACGATCCCACCCCACCGCTCATGGCTGGTGTCCCTCTGCTCCTGTAAGAGTGATGGCGGCAGGTTCCCTTAATGAGTTTATTAGAAGGCACACACAATCATACATGCAGTAATGTCACGTGCTAATGATGCAGAGTGCACAGGTGTATGATTAATATGGAAGTATGCACTAAGCCGCAGTAATGGTCTGGGCCAGTCACATGCGTTATATCAACGCACGCATGGATTTCCCTGAAGTCCTCGCACTATTACACGAATAGAGTCAGCAAGAGCTAGAAAATTGCTTGGCAACTCAGGAAAAGCTCTGCAGCTAAATAGAGAGTCTCCCACCGGGGATCCGCGCACCGGCTAAACCCCAGCTTCCATATCACACACTGTGTGCAGCTGAAAGAATCGCAGCCCCAGGCAATAATCTGTACAGAAGCCCTCTGTGTCTCATAAAGGGAAAATCATAAAGTATTTTATAATGACCTCTCCTCCCCAGTAACAGGACACAATGGAAATACGAGATAGGAACAAGAAAGCTCCCATCAAGAGAAAGGCGCTGGGCAGATCCGTGCCCCGACTCTGTACACGTGATGCCTTTGGAGGGACCCGATATATTGTTGTGTGATCTGTCCCATGGCGGCATTAGGGGAATACAGTATTTGCAAAAATGAACCTTCATTTGGATATTGGCATTTCCATGATTTACTCCTAGAGCTAGGACCTCAAACTGAAATACACAGGGGCTCAAAGTaaaaaacttggacaaagtcatCAACCAAACCTAGTCACCCCCATACAGAACAGCGGGCCCCGCGTagcgcccccccctccacatacagaaCAGCGGGCCCCGCGTagcgccccccccctccacatacagaaCAGCGGGCCCCGCGTagcgcccccccctccacatacagaaCAGCGGGCCCCGcgtagcgcccccccccccctccacatacagaaCAGCGGGCCCCGcgtagcgcccccccccccccctccacatacagaaCAGCGGGCCCCGcgtagcgccccccccccccctccacatacagaaCAGCGGGCCCCGcgtagcgcccccccccccctccacatacagaaCAGCGGGCCCCGCGTagcgcccccccccctccacatacagaaCAGCGGGCCCCGCgtagcgccccccccccctccacatacagaaCAGCGGGCCCCGcgtagcgccccccccccccctccacatacagaaCAGCGGGCCCCGCGTagcgcccccccccctccacatacagaaCAGCGGGCCCCGCGTagcgcccccccccctccacatacagaaCAGCGGGCCCCGCGTagcgcccccccccctccacatacagaaCAGCGGGCCCCGcgtagcgccccccccccccccccccccccctccacatacagaaCAGCGGGCCCCGcgtagcgccccccccccccccccctccacatacagaaCAGCGGGCCCCGCGTagcgcccccccccctccacatacagaaCAGCGGGCCCCGCgtagcgccccccccccctccacatacagaaCAGCGGGCCCCGCGTagcgcccccccccctccacatacagaaCAGCGGGCCCCGCGTagcgcccccccccctccacatacagaaCAGCGGGCCCCGCGTagcgcccccccccctccacatacagaaCAGCGGGCCCCGcgtagcgccccccccccccctccacatacagaaCAGCGGGCCCCGcgtagcgcccccccccccctccacatacagaaCAGCGGGCCCCGcgtagcgcccccccccccctccacatacagaaCAGCGGGCCCCGcgtagcgccccccccccccctccacatacagaaCAGCGGGCCCCGcgtagcgccccccccccccctccacatacagaaCAGCGGGCCCCGcgtagcgccccccccccccctccacatacagaaCAGCGGGCCCCGcgtagcgcccccccccccctccacatacagaaCAGCGGGCCCCGcgtagcgcccccccccccctccacatacagaaCAGCGGGCCCCGcgtagcgccccccccccccctccacatacagaaCAGCAGGCCCCGCGTagcgccccccccctccacatacagaaCAGCAGGCCCCGcgtagcgcccccccccccctccacatacagaaCAGCGGGCCCCGcgtagcgccccccccccccctccacatacagaaCAGCGGGCCCCGCGTagcgccccccccctccacatacagaaCAGCGGGCCCCGCGTagcgccccccccctccacatacagaaCAGCGGGCCCCGCGTagcgcccccccccctccacatacagaaCAGCGGGCCCCGCGTAGCGCCCCCCTATACAGAATAGCGGGCCCCgtttagccccccccccccccccatacagaataataagcgcCTGGCATCACGAACCACACAGAATCAGCCCGTGGGTCAGTTTGACATACTGTATGTGTTCTAGAGGctgagtttaaagggaaccggtcaccagatttggtgactataagctgcagccaccaccactgggctcttatatacagtattctaacatgctgtatataagagcccaggccactgggtagaacataaaaaacacactttataatactcacctaaactggtcgctgcggtggagactGGTCAAATGTGTGGCGCTggtctccggtgcctcctctttcggccatctttgtcttccttcctcTGAAGCTGGcgtacatgacgcgtcctatgtcatacacacaggccggtattgaggtcctgtccaggcgcactacaatactttgatctgccagagatggtgacaggttccctttaaagaagatacctaagctgcaatgccctgcacatgatgtaagagacatggctatatcaggagaactatactacatttctaattagaggtatttgctaatattattattattacacctactacatattgggataggatcttggagatgggaatacccctttaaggagtgGATCAGTCTGTATGTGATTAGTAAATATTTCCTGGCAGCCCAGATTGTGACGACTTGTATGCCAGTGATACTCGGATATCCAAGATTAGCTACAATAGTAGAGAAAGCAGTGATCGCTTACCATAGTGGGTGTCTGAGCCCGGAAGCTCCTGGATCTCAGAAGAACCTGAAATTGGGGCTACTTCCTTGTGGCTGCCTGAAGCCTCAGCTGCGGGTCATAGAGGTGCGACCGGTGCAGGTGGAGTCTTTCTATGAGGCAGCACTGAGGGCGGTAGCAGGAGAAGCACTTTTGCAATGTAGGTTAATGACTACACGCCCAGAGATTCTTCTCCTTTGTGTCTTCTTGCTGAGCCTGTTTTTAACCCGCAATCATCTGAAAAGGAAACGTGACCTCTGTGCAAAAGAATCAAAGAGGAAGAAACTTGTAGCTGTCGTGTCATACTGACACACGGGGCAAACCGCTcggattttattttcattttttttttgcaaacctcGATCGTGAAAATTGCAGATTTTCTTTCCTGGAAATTCCACCCctgggtccttagtattgtctttggaaggaataagtcatgtgctgtcctttgtattgaccacacatgtatttatacatataaatgagatctcctctgagacgtctaaaCAAATCCGTCTTTTCCATCCTCTCATCATATGAgcagcctccattccttgtaataatctagaacAATAAGGTCAGGTTCACAACAGCATAATTTACAGTCTGTATACGGATCTATATGCCCGGACTGAGCACAGGTCTCCATACCCAAAGTTACAGCCATAGAGACACATCAAATATACACCGATAAACCGTAcagtgatggtaaaaacagacacggaccgtacaccgatggtaaaaacagacacggaCTGTACaccgatggtaaaaacagacaaggaccgtacaccgatggtaaaaacagacacggaccgtacaccgatggtaaaaacagacacggaccgtacaccgatggtaaaaacagacacggaCCGTACACCGATGGTAAAAACAAACACGGACCGTACACCGATGGTAAAAACAAACACGGATCGTACaccgatggtaaaaacagacacggatcgtacaccgatggtaaaaacagacacggaccgtacaccgatggtaaaaacagacacggaccgtacaccgatggtaaaaacagacacggaCCGTACACCGATGGTAAAAACAAACACGGACCGTACaccgatggtaaaaacagacatggaccgtacaccgatggtaAAAACAAACACGGACCGTACaccgatggtaaaaacagacacggaccgtacaccgatggtaaaaacagacacggaCCGTACACCGATGGTAAAAACAAACACGGACCGTACaccgatggtaaaaacagacacagatcgtacaccgatggtaaaaacagacacggaTCGTACACCGATGGTAAAAATAGACACGGATCGTACaccgatggtaaaaacagacatggACTGTACaccgatggtaaaaacggacacggaccgtacaccgatggtaaaaacggacacggaccgtacaccgatggtaaaaacggacacgg from Anomaloglossus baeobatrachus isolate aAnoBae1 chromosome 12, aAnoBae1.hap1, whole genome shotgun sequence includes the following:
- the CLBA1 gene encoding uncharacterized protein CLBA1 is translated as MKDGSEVSTRCNDDGKTTFPVPSTTESVCSENGPSGSLGLHKDCDANKCSSETTNTWGDFESFNEFTPQSDQLSHEDGSFDENIEDGEGFPDPTDEESQWDAFNLGNESRQECERIFRFSFPAIPVEDPSEDVRGLPALLASSTEENLSTLIRTRLWLECEPSRQNPEGCEWPKSKGCRDLMTLLGSTAENSSIDEERTEDALPDNEKLYFNESTPPAGNKYLIQTKLDVAPGSKSGHIFSYQLVLKKSQNEVSLPFLTFIGKKSFFSANQLRFNF